A single region of the Anticarsia gemmatalis isolate Benzon Research Colony breed Stoneville strain chromosome 19, ilAntGemm2 primary, whole genome shotgun sequence genome encodes:
- the tst gene encoding superkiller complex helicase subunit twister — MSVDTENDFSDFKLPPIFEDLNERVKEYLLKPERLSIHQWERSQTHWHRESNVDSLFIHEDDDFGPDTTLEVVRDPITGQIIGLEEVSIPVEDDEDSLSMSRAPLPPSMATRGTTTQSPFLPAGFEEELEKMLDAAASGDVQIDLDNEEPGKFLGEDILNRAPGYKESVLFAEDGFTLLSESNEAVNKKTDESEEVDLHVKINLEEVVDTNAHLVDLWKDEEPQTKPSKPTKKVELEDSEDNDNFLEDTIIRPPVELPEIPILNITSSSMKTGVTSTEWAEMIDVSQPVPDFREKIKDMAHTYPFELDVFQKQAILKLEEGHHVFVAAHTSAGKTVVAEYAIAMSRRNCTRAIYTSPIKALSNQKYNDFNKLFGEVGLLTGDLQINATAPCLVMTTEILRSMLYCGSDVTRDLEFVIFDEVHYINNAERGYVWEEVLILLPAHVSIVMLSATVPNTLQFADWVGRTKKRKVYVVSTPKRPVPLCHYLYTGTGGKSKNERFMVVDQEGNFQLRGYNEAVAAKKAKENDFKKNFGPKGGKTYLNPKAEQTMWVAFIDHLKQKDKLPVVAFTLSRNRCDQNAENLMSVDLTTAKEKGHIRSFFQKCLQRLKEPDRRLPQVIRLQRVLENGIGVHHSGILPLLKEIVEMLFQQGFVKILFATETFAMGVNMPARTVVFDETTKYDGLQRRTLAPAEYIQMAGRAGRRGLDDTGTVIILCKMGVPDLVTLKGMMLGIPQKLSSQFRLTYAMILSLLRAATVSVEGMMQRSFREFNQIIQADNYRKQLQLAEKEYSEKCSTPLAAHLAPLATFYDTAAMYIDVLNEIMPILLNQSKVAKELTPGKVLIVSAGPYINQLGVLLNNNGPRQTPYKVLVLNTAVADNTKYNFDVDENWYRILSFSAMYDSIGTEESTMDHTILCIAPKNIVAITKTNLKIDPKVIIDDWERRQIPRFKDAPVGSSCASAVQELSRMSHAVCSGATTLEHVSLTQSLSITTGEILQSLDKMNKCMADLQEQKKSTDIANFKSEFAIVYERKMTERKRDKYKRLLSFENLALYPDYQRRLMVLRELSYIDEHDSVILKGRVACGMGTNELIISELVFRNVFTDKTPAEIAALLSCFVFQARTQVELTGLTDKLTEGVAAIEEIDRELTQIESKYMVGQFEGQAERLNFGLVRVVYEWALEKPFAEIMDLTDVQEGIIVRCIQQLHELLVDVKDAAVAIGDPKLQAKMMEASTAIKRDIVFAASLYTTQKDTVIT; from the exons atgtctgTGGATACTGAAAATGATTTTTCCGACTTCAAA TTGCCACCGATCTTTGAAGATCTTAATGAAAGGGTGaaagaatatttattgaagCCGGAGAGGCTTTCAATCCATCAGTGGGAAAGATCTCAAACCCACTGGCACCGTGAATCAAACGTCGATTCATTATTTATCCACGAAGATGATGATTTCGGCCCAGACACGACACTTGAG gtGGTAAGAGATCCTATAACAGGCCAAATAATTGGGTTGGAAGAAGTAAGCATCCCAGTTGAAGATGATGAGGACAGTCTCTCTATGTCGAGGGCTCCGCTGCCCCCGAGCATGGCTACTAGGGGCACTACCACACAGAGCCCCTTCTTACCTGCTGGCTTTGAGGAAGAGTTGGAGAAGATGCTGGATGCTGCAGCCAGTGGAGATGTTCAAATAGACCTGGATAATGAAGAACCAGGGAAGTTTTTGGGTGAAG ATATATTGAACAGAGCACCGGGTTACAAAGAAAGTGTGTTGTTTGCTGAAGATGGCTTTACATTACTGAGTGAGTCTAATGAAGCAGTGAACAAGAAGACAGATGAGAGTGAAGAGGTTGATCTCCATGTTAAGATCAATCTTGAAGAGGTTGTTGATACTAATGCACATTTAGTTG ATCTTTGGAAAGATGAAGAACCACAAACAAAACCATCAAAACCCACCAAAAAGGTTGAGCTTGAAGACTCAGAGGACAATGACAATTTCTTAGAGGACACAATAATCAGGCCACCTGTGGAACTGCCAGAGATACCTATACTGAACATCACCAGCTCTTCCATGAAGACCGGTGTGACTTCCACTGAGTGGGCCGAAATGATTGATGTGTCTCAGCCAGTACCTGACTTTAGAGAGAAGATAAAAGACATGGCACATACTTATCCGTTTGAATTGGATGTTTTCCAGAAACAG GCTATACTTAAACTAGAAGAAGGTCATCATGTGTTTGTGGCAGCTCACACCTCAGCTGGTAAAACGGTAGTTGCTGAATATGCCATTGCTATGTCAAGAAGAAACTGCACCAG AGCAATCTACACGTCGCCAATTAAAGCTCTCTCCAACCAAAAGTACAATGACTTCAACAAGTTGTTTGGCGAAGTGGGTCTGTTAACCGGTGACCTTCAGATCAACGCCACAGCGCCTTGTCTAGTGATGACCACGGAGATTCTACGCTCCATGCTCTATTGTGGCTCCGATGTTACAAGAGATTTAGAGTTTGTCATCTTTGATGAAGTGcattatattaataatgcaGAG CGAGGATACGTATGGGAAgaagtacttatattattaccaGCACACGTTAGTATAGTGATGTTGAGTGCGACTGTACCAAACACTCTACAGTTTGCCGACTGGGTAGGCCGCACTAAAAAACGGAAGGTTTACGTCGTGTCTACACCTAAGCGACCTGTACCGCTATGCCATTATTTGTATACAG GAACGGGAGGTAAATCGAAAAATGAGCGGTTCATGGTTGTGGACCAAGAAGGAAACTTCCAACTGAGAGGTTACAATGAGGCTGTTGCTGCGAAGAAAGCTAAAGAAAATGATTTCAAGAAGAACTTTGGTCCTAAAG gtGGTAAAACGTACTTGAATCCGAAAGCAGAGCAGACCATGTGGGTGGCGTTCATAGACCATCTCAAACAGAAAGATAAACTTCCCGTAGTCGCTTTTACACTGTCGCGAAACAG GTGTGATCAGAATGCCGAAAACTTAATGTCAGTAGACTTAACAACTGCCAAAGAAAAGGGTCACATTAGATCGTTCTTCCAGAAATGTCTTCAGAGGCTGAAGGAGCCTGATAGAAGATTGCCACAg GTTATAAGATTGCAAAGAGTATTAGAAAATGGTATTGGAGTACATCACAGTGGTATATTACCGTTGCTCAAGGAAATCGTAGAGATGCTGTTCCAACAAGGATTT GTAAAGATCCTGTTCGCGACAGAAACATTTGCGATGGGCGTGAACATGCCCGCGCGCACGGTGGTGTTCGACGAGACCACCAAGTACGACGGCCTGCAGCGACGAACACTCGCGCCCGCTGAGTACATCCAGATGGCGGGCAGAGCTGGCAGGCGAG gtCTGGACGACACAGGCACAGTGATAATTCTATGCAAGATGGGCGTGCCCGATCTAGTCACTCTGAAGGGAATGATGTTGGGAATACCACAGAAATTGTCCTCACAGTTCAGACTCACTTACGCTATGATCCTCAGCTTGTTAAG AGCGGCAACAGTATCAGTAGAAGGCATGATGCAGCGTTCCTTCCGTGAATTCAACCAGATCATCCAAGCAGACAACTATAGGAAACAACTACAGTTAGCCGAGAAGGAATATTCAGAAAAGTGCAGTACACCGCTGGCTGCTCACTTAGCACCATTAGCTACGTTCTACGACACTGCCGCAATGTACATCGACGTGCTCAATGAAATCATGCCCATATTACTCAACCAGAGTAAAGTTGCCAAAGAACTAACACCAGGAAAAGTTCTTATTGTGTCCGCAGGCCCTTATATTAATCAACTGGGAGTGCTGTTGAATAATAATG GTCCACGACAGACACCATACAAAGTGTTAGTATTAAACACCGCAGTAGCAGACAACACGAAGTATAACTTCGACGTCGACGAAAATTGGTACAGGATACTAAGCTTCTCGGCCATGTATGATTCCATAG GCACGGAAGAAAGCACAATGGACCACACAATATTGTGTATCGCTCCCAAAAACATAGTTGCTATAACAAAAACGAATTTGAAAATTGATCCAAAAGTCATCATTGATGATTGGGAGAGAAGACAGATTCCAAG GTTCAAAGACGCGCCAGTAGGTTCATCATGCGCAAGCGCAGTGCAGGAGCTGTCTCGTATGTCACACGCGGTTTGTTCCGGCGCCACCACGCTGGAGCACGTCAGTCTAACACAGTCGCTCTCTATCACCACCGGCGAGATATTACAGTCTTTGGATAAGATGAACAAGTGCATG GCTGATCTCCAAGAACAAAAGAAGAGCACGGACATAGCGAACTTCAAATCCGAGTTCGCCATAGTGTACGAGCGGAAGATGACGGAGAGGAAGCGAGACAAGTACAAGCGGCTACTGTCCTTCGAGAACTTGGCTCTGTACCCCGACTACCAGCGCAGGTTGATGGTGCTGAGAGAACTGAGCTATATTGATGAACATGACAGCGTTATACTTAAAG GTCGAGTGGCATGCGGAATGGGTACCAACGAACTTATCATATCAGAACTAGTCTTCCGTAATGTGTTCACCGACAAGACGCCAGCTGAAATAGCCGCTCTACTCAGTTGCTTCGTGTTCCAAGCGCGGACGCAGGTGGAACTCACCGGCCTCACGGACAAACTGACCGAGGGAGTCGCCGCTATTGAAGAGATCGATCGGGAATTAACACAGATTGAATCTAAGTATATG GTGGGTCAGTTTGAAGGTCAAGCTGAAAGGCTTAACTTCGGTCTAGTACGAGTAGTGTATGAGTGGGCGCTAGAGAAGCCGTTCGCAGAGATAATGGACCTCACTGATGTTCAGGAAGGCATTATTGTTAGGTGTATACAACAGTTGCATGAG TTATTAGTAGACGTAAAAGATGCTGCAGTAGCAATCGGGGACCCCAAGCTTCAAGCCAAGATGATGGAAGCCTCCACCGCTATCAAGAGAGACATCGTATTCGCTGCCAGTCTTTACACCACACAGAAAGACACCGTTATAACTTGA